In Planktothrix tepida PCC 9214, a genomic segment contains:
- a CDS encoding zinc ribbon domain-containing protein has translation MGQVEVPTQKVKPSQTCPNCGHQKKKTLAEREHHCVNCGFHCDRDVAAAMVMLNYARGMERASSDADENTSTGVRKLQASFSVEASETHIERDSGCA, from the coding sequence ATGGGACAAGTTGAGGTTCCCACTCAAAAAGTTAAACCTTCACAAACTTGCCCAAATTGCGGTCATCAGAAGAAGAAAACATTAGCAGAAAGAGAACATCATTGTGTTAATTGCGGGTTTCATTGTGATAGAGATGTTGCCGCAGCAATGGTGATGCTTAATTATGCAAGGGGTATGGAACGTGCCTCTTCAGATGCAGATGAGAATACCTCTACAGGAGTGCGGAAGCTTCAAGCAAGTTTCTCAGTTGAAGCGTCAGAAACGCACATCGAGCGCGATAGCGGATGTGCGTAG